aaagaatttCGTCAAGAGGATAGCAGTCAGACAGCTCCATGGCACAGTTTCTTTGAGGCAACTAATATATCAAATTAACTCTTAAAAAGGACATCAGTCTTGTTCATTAAATTATGGAAGTTGTTTGTCTATATGATTGCCATCACAGTATATTATCAAGGATACACACAAACATACTTAACTCTGCTGCAATGAAAAAGATTAGGAAAAATTAGGATAAATTATATAAAAACTTgttctttctccatctcttaaATAGCAGTTTCCATTTTACTACATAAATCCATTTGTAATGTCAAGTCATTGTATAAGGTTTGGGTCATTGTAAAGGAGTCAGTCTAATGAAGTAAATGTGAGTGGTGAATGGTACCAAGTGTACAAGACCAAGCATGGATAGAAACAgaggagcaaaatgaaaattaaataaacagcGCAGAGAAGTGAAAAAGAcgagagaaaagggaaaagagaaatttgAGCCATGATCTGAAACCAGGAATTTAACATGgagagaaaggaacagaaataaatgcaCAGTCCTGTTACAGACAAAGAAAGATGTCTTAGGAGAAGGGGGAAATAGAAGTAAGGAAGCAACATGCAAGTTAAAATTGCATTTAATGCTGCCTGTTCAGCCACACTGTTCTGGCAGTGTCCCAGTTGTGGAAGCCTCTATTCACACCAGATAAGCCAGTTCCTCTCTGATGGAATTTTTCCTGCATAATGGGACAGAATTTCTTTAACAGATTTTACACAAAAGATGTGGTGCATTGGGAAACCTGATTTTCCTCAGATGGGAAGAAGAGGAGCCTATTTGCTTGACAGTTGTaaggaaagatttatttcttAAGCGTGGAAGTGAGCTTGACTGCTCAAGATGTGTAGAAATTCATAGAAAACCTCTCAAGCAGAAGACAACCAACCAAAGCAGTCAGTATCATGTCAGCACAGAGGCACTATGAATTAGTGTGTGAATCGGACACGATGATAAAGAAAGGCTTAATTCCTTAACGTGGTTTTCATCAACAGGCTAAAACTATGAAGTAAATTAATAGAGTTGTGCTGGATAGTTCTAGAGTGGCAAAAATGCCATAGAAGTAGATGACTTACTGTATAGGGTTTAAGGgttgaaaaaaattcagtaaaatatgaaaagctattaaaaaagtaaagattAATGGAGTGTCTTCCACCAGGATGTTGATAACTTAGGGATGCTTGTATATGAAGAAGATAAGCAAAGATTGCTATGAGAAGAAATTACTTGAATAACGttgaagagaagggaaaagatcTGAAAAGGATGTTCCTCAGCTGCTTCCCACTTAGAACTTGACCATGTCTCTGTGCTGACAAATTGGGAGCAATTATCATTATGAGATTGTGCTATAAGCAATGCAAAAGGTTcaattctggttttgttccatGTTTTTTCTATACCAGAGGCTTgaaaagccacattttttttgAATAAAGTCATGTGGAATTTGAGTTGTAACAAATTAAGCAATGAAATGATTCTGCTGTGTTGCCGGGTGAGTGACAAAGATGTCTTGCTGCCCCAAAACCAATGGGAGAATATCAGTTTAACTGCTACCCCCCTCTGTCATTAATAATGCAACAACAGCATAGGAACAGGTACTTCTTGGGTCAATGTTTCATAGTTTGTTGTTGTGGGTAACTGTTAATTTGCTTCCTGCAGCATTTTTGTGTTTCTTGTGTATTTCACATACTCAGTAAAAATCAGCAATCTGGATTGGAGTTCTCATCCCCACTGTGAAATACAGAAACTGTACTTTTACTGTGTATTCAAGAATCACGTTGGGAGGCACTCCATTTCTGAGAGGTAAGCAAAAAGCTGATGCTGACTGGAACTCCTGTGTACTACTcccattttaaaatcttgtatgTATTGAGGGATTTTGTATGGTTTCCAAACCTCCAGTGATGCCCTAGattaaagagatttttatttatttgttgcaaACATATCccttgaaaatacaaaatgttaatcataaacatatttatttttaagataattaCTTGTTACATGAACATATGTGGACCATAACACTTAGCCAGACATAAATTTTGATTTAACTTTGTAAACCACTGTGTCCTTCATTTTAATATGGGGAACAAACATCTCTCAGTTCCCTTAGAAttagttaataaatatttctgagttCTTGAAATGTTTTAGGATGCAAACAAAgcagtggaaaaataaaacacatttttgttaatggttatatctagaaaaaaaaatcaatttaccATAAATGTTAAAAGTTAGGTTAGTTTGTAcgagaaaataatttctgaaaatggtgAATTAGGCTTCTTTTAGAGGGGattcagtgatggaaaaaaaattaaataatttaatttataatcaACACTTACTATTTGGACATGTGTAATTGGATAATATGATCTTTAGTAAAGATCATCTATATCATCTTCATTGAAAAATGCTATTTACTTCATCAAGGATAGCACTATTACTTCTTTGTACAGAAAATAAGGTAAGACCTTTTTCTATACAAGATACAAGGTGCTGTGTCTTCAGTCAAGACTTCAATAAACTACTTAGTGATttcttcagacaaaaatattAGAGCGATGAGGACAGAGTTTATGGTTTGTAACTAGTTCAGTGCACTGAAAGTATTAGATGTCACAGGTATTACAGCACATAGGCCAGAGTCTCACAAGATTTCAGCAAACAATTAACTATTTGAAAATTAAGACTGTTTCATTTAACTGTAATGGAAAGCTCCTTCTAGCCTCTAGGTTGGGACTCCCACATTAATGACTGAGTGCCAACACAGCAGTATCACAGTCCCAGTACTGGTACACAAAGTACTGCAGTAACAGAGCACCAAAGGGTTTTTTCATACCTACGTCATAACCTGCTGTACTACTGTGCGTTCATGAGAACACCCCTGATTCCCGCAGTGTATCTTTTTAAGCAAACGTCGTAATTTGTTGGGAAAGTTTTTGTTAATGTATCTGTAGAGCAGAGGCATTACAAAGCTGCTTGAGAAAGCCAAGAATTTTGATAAGATCTTGCTAAAATGTAATACTCGACTGTAATTTTCATCTGCAATTCTTCCTTGTGCATTAGTAAATGTGCTTACCAAGAGAATAACATAATAGGGTGTCCATAACGTGAACTGGGTACAGACTGTGGCTATCAAAAGCCTGTGCACCGATGGATCTAATCGTCCAGTGTCTTGATCCAGTGGTGTAGCCTCTTTGCGTATTCGCAAGATTAATGTAAGTGCATACAGTACAGCAACAGCTGGTACAACATACCCGATAAAGACCATAATGGcatctgctgcttctttgttCTGCATCTTGGAACATTCAATTATTTTAGTGGATACGTGATTGCAGACGTAGAACAGGAGAGATGAAAAACTTGTAAGCATGGCACCACCCCATATGAATCCACAAACATGTTTGGTGTTGTACACACTTGACATGTAAGTTCTAGGTAGAGCACGTTCAATGTAGTAGTCCAGACTGAGTAACGTAGTAGAGTACATGGTAACTAAAGACGAGACATTGAATAAAATAAGCAAGGTAATATAAACTTCATTGTTAGAATTCCAGATGGCCCATTTTGTATTGGCAAGACCTAGAAGGTACATTGGTGCCAGAGCGTTGATGATGAGACCAGCAATGGCAATGTTGACAAAATAAACATCTGGCATAGTCATAGTAGCTTTGTTATAGAGATTAACTAGGACCAGCAAGCCATTGTAACAAAGGCCAATTGGGAAACATATAATGAGGTAGAGTAGGGAGAAGATGGAAAGCACAAGGTGGAAGTCATGGCAGAGATGCTGGTCTTCGCTGTTCTCAGTACTGTTGTTCAAGGTTTCACAGCTCCACATAGTGATTTTAGCTTTTGTATCTTTTCTGCTGGTTACCAGCTTTTCTGTAGAGAGAGAAATAGTGAAAGTATTGTTGAAATATTATACTGTAAGTGAAATGCAATGTAGTATGAAGAGAACATTTTAAGATGGAGATTATACGCTTCACGTAACTGGTAAATTTAAAGTCAGTGACTGAAATGCCTTTTGATCTTGTTAGTCTAGAAGAAAGTCATCTTTCATTCACAATTTCATGAGACTAGTAAATGTTCTGAAGttctaatttaaatgaaattagtGGCAAATGAGTTAATACCAGGGCACTCAACAGAAGTAAATAATAAACTCTACATCTTTAAAATAAGTACCAATGTAATATACATGAAAATTAGTACAATGGTTCTTAAAATTACCTTTTATATAGCTAATAATATGTACAGGCAGTTGCTGAAAAATTGAAGGATATAAGCTGAAGCACAAATCTTAGCAATAAGATGGAGAATAGAGGTCTCTAAGGTGTTAAATAAGCTTTCTCTGAAAAGATAGTTTCTTAGGAGGCACATCCAAGGCAGTATCATGGATGTATACTGGATCACTGATAAAATTGAGAAAGACTAGAGGGAACTGGGAAATGAGGTgaaggtttggcttttttttttcaatagggTCAGTTTGTATTCGGACTTCCAACCTATACCCCATTTAGTTCTGAAAAAACAATGGACCTCTGTAGTCTAGGGAACCTAATATCAGGGCAGCCTGACTTTCCAAAAGGCAAGAATTGGCTATCATTTCCTCTCAAAATAGCTTGAATTCTTTAAAAAGTATGCTAGTATCAGCAGTTGTTGTCCAGCTATCTCTGCTTTATCGTCAGTAAAGAGATAACATTTTAACTGAAATCAGCGAACTTCAAAGCAATCATGAAAAGTCTCTTTCCAAAatgcagaaataagaaataatctcTAAAGTACAACtcacaacatccacagccttaaAATCGTGGCTGTTGTTCCTGCCAGCCCATTTCTGGGACAGCGTAGAATTTATGCAGCAGGTGATTTCCCATGTCACGTGTACTCTGTCAGATACTCAGCACTGTTTGGTGTGCTTCCCATTTAGCACGTATAGGAAAGTATAAGTACACGTACCTGCATTCTTTCCAGAGAGAGACAAGATTTAATCAAATCCACAATAAACATTGtgcaattaaaatgaatgttactAGACAACATGCTATACTCCATGAACCATATGGCTAAATTATACAGTATGGGTTTTGTAAGCATACGGATATGTGGTTGCATCTCTCTAGTGCTAATCCTTTGACACTTCAGCCATAGTACAGAATTTGTTCCAGAATCATGTCAGCTTCCATTTCTTATTTCCTATTGCAGTtgttttgtgtgcatttttttctaaataccatAGCCTGTGCCAGAAAACAGgctaaaaatacagtaattttagCTGGGCAAACAAATTTTTATTCCACTGTCATATGTTGGATTTCCTCAGAGAAGTGGCTTCTGTGGCAGCAACACAAGATGCAGTTCTGTTGTTTTCAAAACTTGCTTTCACCTTTGTGAAAAAACTTACTTTGTTTTCTCAAATCAGTTCTTTAGTATTACATATGAGTAGAAAGTATAATATCTTTATGTTGTCTTTCAATGCTCATGCTATTTTTGAGCACTGAAAACAACCTAGTTCATTTTCAGGAAGCATCTGTTGTTTGAagtttttaagaaagaaaaaagcaaagctgttttgcaCAGTTGAAGGCAACCAAAATTACATCTCATTGAACTGTTATGACTTGATTCAACCAAAGCAGCAGACTGGAACTAGATATTGCAAATATATGCATTATGGTGAGTGCAAGGGTGACTAAGCACAGGCATGGATACAATCATGTAATTCCATTATGTAGGTTTATCCTTAAGCATGTAGCTTTGATTACTCCAGACTGAATTACATCAGCCACAGAATACTCGCCTGTATATTGTCTCAGAAGATCAACAGTCTTTGCTACTGCACTTTATGTTTTACAGAGCAGGGGCACGTCTGGTTTCACAAGCGTTTTTAGTAACTACCCCTTTTTCTTTATGTCCTCTAACTGCAGTTAAATAAGACAATTCTATTTTAATGATAGAAATGGTGGGCAGTTCATTGTGTTAAATAGTAATCTTAGGAAATTACAAAATTTATCtcaaaaatgagcaaaaaatacaattcaaaataaaaatattttctaaagaaattttgTCAATGACTTCGAAATTACCAGATGAGGTATTTCTGCCACTACTGTAGAAACCACCCACTTTTAATTGTCACTTACCTGCGAAGGCACTGAACCTGTTTGCTGTTCTATACAGGCCCAGTTCAGCCTTTCTTATCCAGCAGTGTCTTTTGTCATTTTAAAGGCAGCTTTGTCTTCACGGACCATGTCTGGGTATGTCCTTATGATGCTTTGGATGCAGCAGTTTTACTCGATCAATCTAAACTAACCCCTTCTCCAGTCAAAAGTAGTTTTTCAGCCCCAGGTTGACTGTTGCATAAGTGAATGCTGCAGTCCTCTTGTTTACTGTGGCCTGACTCAGCCTTCCCTAATGCTTCCCCTGGTCTTGACTGCTTTTATACTTTTATCACATCGAAAATTGCCATCAGAGCGTAGCAGGCAGAAGGCAGGCGCGTCCTGCGGCCGCCGCTCGCCCTCCAGCCTGCGTGTCCCATGGCCCCAGCAGCGTTGCTGTAAAGCCTCTTACCTCTGGTTCCCGGTTTACATTCCCCCGCGCTGCCGGACCCACACGCCTTGGCTAAGCGGCGTTTCCGAGGGAGGAGGCCGGCGGCAAAGCCAGGTCTTGTTTCTCTTTGAAAACATGGTGATCGCCTCTCGCCAGCCCGGCAGCGTGCGACTCTGCGCGCCGCCTGCGCTGCACTTGTTTTTCCTCTATAAGTTACTCACAAGTTTCTGCTTGGCTTGGCAGGCGGCAGGCCCCTCCCTTTCCCTGTTTACAGCCAGTTTCAAGAAGTGAGAGGCTGTGCTCGGAGGGGAGAGAGCTGTTCGATCCAGCTCAGTTTAGTCTCTGGGTTTCAGATTTACTACTTAAAATATACAAGCTGCGGGAGCACGCAGGTTTGTTACGGTATTGTCATCTGCGCTGGGGTTCTCCCGGGACAGGGGAGAGGCTGTTCCATTCCCTGCAAGTGCAATCAGCAGCTCTCGTTCAAGAGCATGGGGTTTATTTTTAACCTGACACGAGAATATGTAGCTTTGAGGGTGCATTTTTATAGGCCATACAGCCTAAACAATCAGTGTTGAAAAATTACTACGAAGCACACAGGTGCTTCTGCTGCTTGCAAAGGTGAGCGAGCTTGTAATACAAGCTAGGAAGGAAAGTTTGAGCGTTTACTTTGAATTTGGAGATTGTTTTGGTGTTGTGAAAAGGCATTATGATGTGAGCCTCATTTGGTGATGGTATTATGGATTCCACtctgtttccttttttgaaaaGTTGAAAAGACTGTTGTTCTCAAGGGTATTTGCATGTCACTCGCAATTCATGGATGTGTGTACGTTCTCTGTGCCGTTAAAACAGATCATTTCTTGAAAGAGGTTTTGCACAGTAGTTGATAATTTGTTCCATACTGAATTTTGTACTGTGGTTGTTCTGTTGTTTATATGGAAACTCCTTACACTATTGAACTAAAGTTACTACCTTCGAAGTATGTTTTTAGCTGATATCATCAACCAAAACCAAGAGTTGCCTTTTTCAGAATAATGTCTTATATTTAGAGATTCTGAAGCTTTATTCCATAGCAAATAAACACCAATGAAAAATCCCTTAATTACAAATTAAGCAGGTGTTTATGGAATAAATGccagagaaacactgaaaatggtTACTCGGTTTATGTTGACTTGTATCTGCAGTTTGGCTTTTTTAGGCAGGGTCTGCGCTTCTTGGTTTGTATTTAACAATTCATTATGAATATTGTAAAACTACGGCAACTCCTGAATGGCAGAAAATTCCAGCATTTCTATTTGATACATAGTCCACAGACAGAATTGTGTATGTGCTATGGATAACTCTGTGTTACAAACTATGGCATCAAGTCTTTTCTGCTTCGAAACTTTAGAAGGACTTTAACCGTCATAAATTCACTGGGGAAACACCAAAGTAGGAAAGGTATTAGTGTAGAAGTACTTTTAGATTCTGATACTTGGCCGAAAGCCAATCTCTTTACATGTCATACATTGAAGGTGGTTTTACTTAGATAAAAATTTGCATGAAGTACTTAAGAAAAACTTCTTACAACACTGTACAAAAAGTGCAGAGCACTCGGTGGCaaagattattttagaaaaaatgcataaaatgaacTTTAATTAATAAGAAAAATCAAGTGTTGCTTAGTTGTATTACAGTCCATAGCTgcagtcaggtttttttcagacattttcattCATAATGCAGCATTAAGTTGCAGAGCAGGTTGGTTAACAGTTTCAAGCATGGCCATTCCATGCTCTGATTATTATATTTGACTTAAAGAATCCAAAACCTTTATCCGGCTGTGGCACTATCTCTTGctctgcagatttttttgtttagacAATAAATGATTTGTCTATGTGTTCTGTTATCGTCTATATGTGAAATAGCTCTTATCGAGATTATCTAACCTTTGAGTATGCGTTTTTACAAGCTGTAATATCATTATAAACCACACATAGCTAATAAAGCTGTTGCCAACGAGGTGAGTCTCTAAACAGGCCTAAGAGGATCTCTTAATTCCTACAGGGACTGAAACCCAAGGGTACTGCATAGGGGAGGGCTGAGCGCTGCGTAGAGCTTTGCTGGATGGCACAGGTTTGCTTCAGATCAAGACGGAAAAGCTTGGCCAAAAATGTTGCATATATGCTTAAACCATGACTTAGTAGACTGTCAGCTATGCATCAGGATTTAAAAGGTGCTTTTTGAAAGTGTCATGCTACTGATGGATTAATTCTTAAAACTTTAAATAATGAATGGTTGCTATTTCTGGAAAATAGCATACCTGCAATTAATTGTACCTCAAGGGGAACACACTCTGAACTCTCAAGTGCAAGAGAATGAAGTGTCACACTGCTGTTACTTCTCAGCCGGGGTAACATGACATTTTTTAGGCTTACTAGCTTATATACATACCATAGGGATTAACAGAAGACTTGTTGGCTGGATATACAGAAGAGTAAAACTAGATTGCCCAGGTTAGATGTGAGGGGGAAAAATGCAGCAGTGCAGGCAAATAGGTTTCAGAATATACTTTACTTATGCAGTTGCTAAGTTGCTGCTGTTTATAACATAATGATACAGCTTAGATAAAATGCTTTTAACATTAGTGGAGAAGAAAATCCTGCTTGATACTGGGTGCTGGGCTGAAAAACAGGCCCCTTCCAACCCTATCATTTATGTCTTTGTGGTGCAATCATTGACCAGTTTGGCCAGTGGTATTTTTATAATTGATACCAGTTCCATTTTTATAGTGTAGTTAATTCAGTGCAATATAATGTGAAAGAAGCCATGACTAAATCACAAGAATAATTGATATACAGTAGCATTGAATATAACCTTCCTCTTGGATAATTAAAGAAGTACAAATAAGAAAGCAAGAGTAGGTCAGTTGGAAGAGGGGTGGTTCTTTTCTTTCTACAGTAGCATTGTTTGTCCCTGGTCCTGTGAGAGGGAGCACAGAGCAAGGAGTTTGCCACCCCTGGCAAGTGAACTCATGGGAAGAGCAGACGCCCAGCCTCCTGGGCCCACTGATTTCACCCTCGTCACATAAGGCTCAGGTTTTGGTTTTCTAAACCCATTCCCTTTGCAGTATGAACTTGCTTTAGtagcagtaataacaataattaaaaactgaaaaaaagaaaaaaaaaaagacctttaacTCATACCACCCAATTATTACCCACTCCTGCTTAATTCTGCACAACTTGAGTGCTGTGAGCCCATTTCCAGTTTTATAACTTACTGCCTCCCCTTGGTCCAGTGTTGTTCCTTAAGCACTCCTTCTGTCCAGACATAAATGTTTATGTACATTTTAccctgctttttttaaaaaaccccttgTTTTTCACATCTGCCTGGCccttattttcctctttgtctctccCTGATGACCCCATTACAATTAATGCTGCACCTCCCATCACCATTTGCTTATATGACACATATATGGTATCATATCAGACTTATCACAGGGTTTCTAAGTATGATACTCTTTCACTTCTTACTTCTCTATTACTTTCCCGTGGGACATCTGACAATGTTCTTAGGCATGTTGAGTTAACAGTGAAAACTGAATTCTCAAGAACTGCAGGGTGTATTTGTCACACGTGGAATGAGTACAGAGATACGTTTTGAAATTGGtctttgcattttgctttggtCATCCTTTGAGGTTGCTCACTCTCTGCTTTTCCAGAAATTTCTGAATATGTGTTGTCTTCAGAGCACTTCAGAGCTTAGCTCCTTCCTGTGGACCCCTCTCTCACTTGCTAGTCAGTCTTCGGTTTTAGAACTATTTCCAGAATACAAAAGATCACAATGCATATTTTGACAGGCCTATTACGCTAGGTGACCACAGATGTTGGCAACTGCCGCCACTGTCACTTGTTTATTCTTTCATTCTGTAAGCACCATCTTTGTGGTAAATCATCTGCATAGCAGCTACTTGGTCATTCAGATCCCACTTGTGCAATGATAATCtgcttttttaatgctgtttatTTCTTTGTAGTAGAGCCTCTGCAGGAGTTAGGTGGCTGATAGCTGTGCCCTCCTCGCAGCTCCTCAGGAACAGCTGCactgggggctctgcaggagttAACTCTGTACACTCGACCGTGTTTTGTTAACTTCTCTCAGTGTCCCAGTATCAGATGAGTGTTACTGGTCTCCTGCTCCACCTCTTCCTGCCTTAGCTTTATCACTGAATTCCAAAAGAGCCTCTATATGGAAAACCTGAcatatctttttcatttttaacatttatgtgCAGTGAGAAAGGATTCACCATAGAGTGAACAGTGAAGCTTTTAATACATCATAGATGTGTTGTGGGTTAAGATTTCATTACtgcaaaaagtgaaatatttttgtgcagtTTTGAAGATAGGGTATTCCATCAAGCAGAATGAATTTATGCAGCAGTTACCTGTATTTGTTTACAAGCCATAGCTGCCTGGGTTTCTGAAATGAGATACAATTTTGAGATGCCTAAATATCCACTAGGTAATactcttctttaaaaactgaGTTACATGCAAAACAAAAGCCCTGTAATTTTCCTAGTATTCATACTGACTTCCAGTTATTTACGGTGTATTAAATAACAGGAATAATTAAAGTGAATATAGTATCAGAAAATAGGCTTCATAAGATG
This portion of the Strix uralensis isolate ZFMK-TIS-50842 chromosome 16, bStrUra1, whole genome shotgun sequence genome encodes:
- the GPR146 gene encoding G-protein coupled receptor 146 — protein: MWSCETLNNSTENSEDQHLCHDFHLVLSIFSLLYLIICFPIGLCYNGLLVLVNLYNKATMTMPDVYFVNIAIAGLIINALAPMYLLGLANTKWAIWNSNNEVYITLLILFNVSSLVTMYSTTLLSLDYYIERALPRTYMSSVYNTKHVCGFIWGGAMLTSFSSLLFYVCNHVSTKIIECSKMQNKEAADAIMVFIGYVVPAVAVLYALTLILRIRKEATPLDQDTGRLDPSVHRLLIATVCTQFTLWTPYYVILLVSTFTNAQGRIADENYSRVLHFSKILSKFLAFSSSFVMPLLYRYINKNFPNKLRRLLKKIHCGNQGCSHERTVVQQVMT